AGGATCCCCCAGAGACAAGTCCAATACAATTGCGCCTAAGGCGATGATTAAGCCATAAATTATTAGCGTGTCCTGCGTCGGCTCACCCCTTGGCCTTCAATGATAGATCGAGAGCGCGAATCAGCGCCTCATCCTTCTCAGGCGTTTTCACGCAGAACCGCACATAGCTCTCGAAGGGGGATCCGAAAGAGCGACAGTCTCTCACCAAAACGCCATGCCTCAGCATCTGCTTTCGGAAGGATGCTCCATCATACCCTGCTTGACCCACGTTGATAAAGAAGAAGAAGGCATCTGGACGGTGCAATTCCATACCAAGATTGTTTCTCAGGTGTGCATACACCTTCTCCTTTTCTGCTCTGAGTATTTCAGCCGCGCGACGCACATGGCCTTGACATTCTCGGACTAGCCAGGCGGATGCTTTCTGCTCGATGGTCCCTAAGTTCCAACTCTGTCGGCCTGTTTCTAGGCAGGATATCATTTCCTCATGAGCCACGGCATAGCCAGAGCGAAGACCTGGCACGGCGAAGGATTTGGTCAAGGAGCGTATGATGAGAAGATTGGGGTGGCTCCGGACCTCGCGGACACAGGTCAGGTCTGTTTCCTCAGGCATCAACTCCAACAAGGTCTCATCGAGGAAGAGGAGGACCCCCATCTCCTCCAACGCCCTCGATAACCTGAGGATATCCGCGCGGCGGGTAGCCACCCCCGTGGGGTTGTTAGGGGTGCATAGGTATACGGCTTTAACACCGGAACCTATTGTTGTGAGCAAAACATCAACATCAATATAAAATGAACCATTATTCAATACGAAAGGTACGATTTTGCCCCCCATCAGCTTGCAGGCGAAGGAATACTCCATGAACGTAGGGTGGGGGATGACTGCCGTATCCCCTTTCTCAATGAAAACCTCAGCAAAGAGCCTGATGATCTCGCTGGACCCCGCACCCGCTAGAAAATTCTCCGTGCCCAGAGAATAATGTGAGGCCAGGGCTTCCTTGAATTCAGCACAGGTATCGTCAGGATAATGATCTAGACTATCAGAGGCGGTCCTTACGACATCCTGTAAACCCTCTGGTGGCCCCAGGGGGTTCAGGTTAGCGGAGAAGTCCTCAACCTTGCCCCAGCGCCAGCCCTCACCTCCATGCGCTGGTCGATCGATAAGGCTCAATTCACTCCGCATCAGCTCCCGAGGGCGCATCCATCTCCTCCCTTCACCGGCCTTTTCGGGACAGCGTAGATTTCCCCATCGACGCGCATCACCGCTGCCTCCACCTCGTACACATCCCTGATGAGCTCTTCCGTCATCACCTCATGTGGATCGCCACAGGTGACGATGCTCCCCTTCTTCATTATAATCACCCTGTCGCAGTATTTTATCAACAGATTGATGTCGTGAGAAGCTACGATGACGGTGATTCCACGCCGGGACAGTTCATGCAATCGCTCCATGACCTCCAGCTTGAACTTGAGGTCCAGATGGGCCGAGGGCTCGTCCACCAGCATCACCCTGGGCTCTTGGACCACAGCCTTGGCCAAGAGCACGCGCTCTTTTTCCCCGCTACTGACCTCGAAAAGTTTACGCCGCCTCAGATGCTCCAGCTCAAAGCATTCGATGGCCTTCTCCACCTGCTCCTCGTCCCTTTTCTCCTCCCACCATATGTTCTTGATGTGAGGGTAGCGACCAAGGAAGACATATTCTTCCACTGAGATGTTGAAATCATCAGGGATGTCGGTAGGGACGCCAGCACATACCAAGGCTATCTCCTCTAGCCTCATCTTGCTGACCTGCCTACCATCCAAGAATATCACGCCTTTCTGAGGTTTAAGCAAGCCATTTATACAGCGCAGCAAGGTCGTCTTCCCTGACCCATTCGGGCCAATGAGGCCCAGGAATTCTCCCGGTCGCGCCTGAAAAGTCACCCCGTTCAAAGTGTTGGACGCATCGTATCTGAATTCGATGCCCTCGATCCTTATGATGAGGCCTTCATCCGGCATACTCTCGCCCCCTTCTCACTAAAAGATACCCGAAGAACGGGGCACCTATGAGTGAGATTATCGCGCCCACGGGCAATTCCGCTGCCATTACCGTGCGAGAAACTATATCTGCCAGCAGGAGAACGTTCGCGCCGATGATGATGGAAGCAGGTAGAAGGAGGCGATGATCCCCCCCTACAATTATGCGAGATATGTGAGGCACTATCAGTCCCAAGAAGCCAATGATGCCCACGAAGGCCACTGCTACCGCCGTGAGCATGCAGGAGATCACCATCATCCAGCGCCGAAAGCGCTGCGAATCGATGCCTAGTTGATAGGCCTGCTCATGCCCTAACAGCACCACATTCAGTTCCCTTGCGTAAAGTAGAGCGATGGCCGTCATGACCATGGTGGGTATTATGATCAAAATGGATTGAGTCCAATCGACTCCGTTGAACGACCCCCACATCCAGAATATCGGACCATGAAGCCTATCTGGGGACATGGAGAGGATGAGCGTGACCAAGGAAGCCAGGGCCGTGCCGGTGACCACACCTGCCAGAACATAATTGAGGGCCCTTCCGCCCGAAGCTTCGGCCAAAGTCATGGTGAAGGCGAAGGCCATCAGGGCACCGAGGAAGGCGGCGACGGGAATGGCGAAGGCGAGCAATCCCACGGCCGTGATGCCGAATAGCATGGCCAAGGTGGCTCCCACCGCCGCACCGGAGGATACGCCAGTTATATAAGGATCCACCAGAGGGTTGCGGATCATGGCCTGCATGATGGCTCCAGCAATGGCCAAACCGATTCCCACGCCTATCACTGCGATAGACCTAGGCAGGCGGATATGGCCCACTATCATCTCCGCCTTGGTCAGGCTGGAGGTGGGCTGTCCGAATTTGGAGATGTAGCCGATCAGAGCACTCATGGACTCCAGGAAGTTTAATTTGACCTGCCCCAGCGAGACGTAGACTATCACAAGAGCGAAGAGTGAGACTGAGCCTGCGATCAATATCAGACCCAGTCTCCTTCTCGCCCTTTGTGTGGCGGAACCCTCCATCATCACTCGCCTTCAGGCGCCTCCTGATGAGATGACGTGTCTTAATACCAGCGCCTTCCCCAGACCCGTCATGTCCTTCAGATATTCATGATACTCGTTCCCAATAACGTTCGGGACTTGAACGTCGAATTCGTCAGGGTAGAGAATCTCTGCAAGCAGCTGGGTGGCCTCTACCATCCTTACTCCCTGGCGCAGGAAGGTGTTCTCCGCTTGATTGACCACCACATAGACTCGATGATTCTGTACCGCCGGTATCGTGCTCCAGAAGCTGTCGTTCTCCAGCCCTTCGATTATCTGTTGCGGGGTCTGCATCATCATGGTGCCAGAGACTATTATCACATCAGGCGAGGCTTCGATTATCTGCTCCATGGAGGGCTGTGGCCATCCATTCAAATCACCAAATACGTTCCTTCCGCCGGCCATGGATATGATTTCGTCCACGTAGGTGGATCCACCAGTGGTATACACAGGATCCAGCCAGAGAGCGAACAGGACCTTAGGCTTCACCGGCTGCACGGTGGTTATTGCCCTGATGTTGGCCAAAATCTCTTCCATCTCGCTCAAAATCTCCTCGGCCTTCTGTTCATCCCTGAACATGATTCCCATCAACCTGATGTTCTGTGCCACTTCGGTCATGTTCTTGCCAGGGTACAATGCCACCACCGTGAGGTTGAGACTCTCCATCTGAGGCAAGAGATCTGTATGAGCTTGTACACCTGAGCTTATCAGAATAAGAGTGGGCTCAGCTTCTACGATGCTCTCTAGCGAAGGCGTCCAATAGCCTCCGATCTCAACTAGGGTGCCAGCACTCTTGCGATCCACCACTTCCTGGGGATAATCGCAATAGGTAGTCACCCCTACCAGATTGGCCCCTTTGCCCATGGCACATACCAGTTCGGTTATGTCAGGTGCGCAGGAAACTATCCTAGAATACGAGTCCACAGTTACTGTCCGCCCCAAAGCGTCCGCTGATATCAGGCCTTCTGGGCCTTCGTTTTTAAGCTGGTTGAGTGCCAAGAAGGCGATCAGAGGAATTGATACTAAGATCACCACTATCAAGGCCACCACAATCTTCTTACGCTTATCGAGTTTCATTTCTCCTCCTCCCGTTAGAGAACCTCAATCAGGAAATAAGTTGGATATATCATCCAACTTACTAACCCATGCCACTCAGAATATATATTGTTTTTGAAGGGCTGACCTTGAAGAAAGTCTCATGTGGAGCATAAAGCATAATTCATGTGTTTGCAAAAAATGAAAAGAG
This sequence is a window from Methanomassiliicoccales archaeon. Protein-coding genes within it:
- a CDS encoding histidinol-phosphate transaminase gives rise to the protein MRPRELMRSELSLIDRPAHGGEGWRWGKVEDFSANLNPLGPPEGLQDVVRTASDSLDHYPDDTCAEFKEALASHYSLGTENFLAGAGSSEIIRLFAEVFIEKGDTAVIPHPTFMEYSFACKLMGGKIVPFVLNNGSFYIDVDVLLTTIGSGVKAVYLCTPNNPTGVATRRADILRLSRALEEMGVLLFLDETLLELMPEETDLTCVREVRSHPNLLIIRSLTKSFAVPGLRSGYAVAHEEMISCLETGRQSWNLGTIEQKASAWLVRECQGHVRRAAEILRAEKEKVYAHLRNNLGMELHRPDAFFFFINVGQAGYDGASFRKQMLRHGVLVRDCRSFGSPFESYVRFCVKTPEKDEALIRALDLSLKAKG
- a CDS encoding ABC transporter ATP-binding protein; the protein is MPDEGLIIRIEGIEFRYDASNTLNGVTFQARPGEFLGLIGPNGSGKTTLLRCINGLLKPQKGVIFLDGRQVSKMRLEEIALVCAGVPTDIPDDFNISVEEYVFLGRYPHIKNIWWEEKRDEEQVEKAIECFELEHLRRRKLFEVSSGEKERVLLAKAVVQEPRVMLVDEPSAHLDLKFKLEVMERLHELSRRGITVIVASHDINLLIKYCDRVIIMKKGSIVTCGDPHEVMTEELIRDVYEVEAAVMRVDGEIYAVPKRPVKGGDGCALGS
- a CDS encoding iron ABC transporter permease; this translates as MMEGSATQRARRRLGLILIAGSVSLFALVIVYVSLGQVKLNFLESMSALIGYISKFGQPTSSLTKAEMIVGHIRLPRSIAVIGVGIGLAIAGAIMQAMIRNPLVDPYITGVSSGAAVGATLAMLFGITAVGLLAFAIPVAAFLGALMAFAFTMTLAEASGGRALNYVLAGVVTGTALASLVTLILSMSPDRLHGPIFWMWGSFNGVDWTQSILIIIPTMVMTAIALLYARELNVVLLGHEQAYQLGIDSQRFRRWMMVISCMLTAVAVAFVGIIGFLGLIVPHISRIIVGGDHRLLLPASIIIGANVLLLADIVSRTVMAAELPVGAIISLIGAPFFGYLLVRRGREYAG
- a CDS encoding ABC transporter substrate-binding protein, with product MKLDKRKKIVVALIVVILVSIPLIAFLALNQLKNEGPEGLISADALGRTVTVDSYSRIVSCAPDITELVCAMGKGANLVGVTTYCDYPQEVVDRKSAGTLVEIGGYWTPSLESIVEAEPTLILISSGVQAHTDLLPQMESLNLTVVALYPGKNMTEVAQNIRLMGIMFRDEQKAEEILSEMEEILANIRAITTVQPVKPKVLFALWLDPVYTTGGSTYVDEIISMAGGRNVFGDLNGWPQPSMEQIIEASPDVIIVSGTMMMQTPQQIIEGLENDSFWSTIPAVQNHRVYVVVNQAENTFLRQGVRMVEATQLLAEILYPDEFDVQVPNVIGNEYHEYLKDMTGLGKALVLRHVISSGGA